The following are encoded in a window of Rosa chinensis cultivar Old Blush chromosome 4, RchiOBHm-V2, whole genome shotgun sequence genomic DNA:
- the LOC112198142 gene encoding uncharacterized protein LOC112198142 isoform X1, producing MSTVQISSCNPCIRLRNSSQSLRLPSKPYILPIHAKHALLRNPLVATCNASIQQRCMTVLKNQRCRAVSTYQQSFPVCLLGGKGKNGSDDEASPWKSLEKAMSNLKKESSIEDVLRQQIEKKEFYEDKNSGTPGGGGGGGGGGGGADGSGGSEDEGFAGIIDETLQVILATIGFIFLVIILHSLATHISLLFCQSRMLLLQYVYIITGEEWARLAKDYLKFLFSGSESVRLKRAMYKWGRFYQKLTEKKVYDKFWLEKAIISTPTWWDSPAKYHYVTESIRSHLESNSDE from the exons ATGAGCACTGTGCAGATTAGTTCATGCAATCCTTGCATCCGTCTCAGGAACAGCTCTCAATCTCTTCGTCTCCCTTCTAAGCCATATATTTTACCAATTCATGCTAAACATGCTCTTCTTAGAAATCCTTTGGTAGCAACGTGTAATGCATCAATTCAGCAACGGTGCATGACCGTATTGAAGAACCAGCGATGCAGGGCGGTATCTACATACCAACAATCATTCCCTGTCTGCTTATTGGgtggaaaaggaaaaaatggaAGTGATGACGAG GCTTCCCCATGGAAATCTCTGGAGAAAGCAATGAGCAATTTGAAGAAGGAAAGTTCAATAGAGGATGTATTACGTCAGcagatagaaaagaaagaattctATGAAGACAAAAACAGTGGTACacctggtggtggtggtggcggcggtggcggtggcggtggtgCAGATGGATCTGGTGGGTCAGAAGATGAAGGCTTTGCTGGAATCATTGATGAAACCTTGCAAGTGATTCTAGCAACCATTGGATTTATATTTCTGGTAATAATCCTGCATTCCCTAGCAACTCATATAAGCTTGTTGTTTTGTCAGAG TCGAATGCTTTTGTTGCAGTATGTTTACATCATCACTGGTGAGGAGTGGGCTCGGCTAGCAAAGGACTACCTCAAGTTTCTCTTTTCAGGGTCTGAGAGTGTTCGTCTAAAACGTGCCATGTACAAATGGGGAAGGTTCTACCAGAAGCTGACTGAGAAGAAGGTGTATGATAAGTTCTGGTTGGAGAAGGCCATAATCAGCACCCCAACTTGGTGGGATAGCCCTGCCAAGTATCACTACGTAACTGAGAGCATTAGATCTCATTTAGAATCAAATTCTGATGAATAG
- the LOC112198141 gene encoding 2-(3-amino-3-carboxypropyl)histidine synthase subunit 2 isoform X2 → MELESSYEIGRTAEFIESNNFRRVALQFPDELLKESVRVVSALRASLNNKEEVGLFLMADTAYGSCCVDEVGASHVEADCVVHYGHTCLSPTTKLPALFVFGKAPITVSDCANKLSHYAQPSGKPVLIPTLSCSGGSECKREVQFANVMCSVMNPSKDPQLSNDIVGAADGLTSSNSFGTVSGNVYRIGGLVWELPEGRKMEDYLLFWIGSNNSAFANIVLTYSGCEIVRYDASECSMVTDLSQQRRILKRRYYLMEKAKDANIVAILVGTLGVAGYLNMIHQMKELITAAGKKVYTLVMGRPNPAKLANFPECDIFIYVSCAQTALLDSKEYLAPVITPFEAMLAFSRGSQWTGAYVMEFRDLINSSPVDSRNQSEEARFSFIQGGYVEEFDREGNDADEGKEGALALANATEKALQLRDNPNSIAKRMAKSGAEFLAARSYQGLDIHYDTSLPGPYLMGRSGRAAGYQDEKSMQEKLE, encoded by the exons ATGGAGTTGGAATCAAGTTACGAAATTGGGAGGACAGCGGAGTTCATTGAGAGTAATAACTTCAGGAGAGTGGCTTTACAG TTCCCGGATGAGCTTCTGAAGGAGTCGGTGAGAGTTGTGAGTGCTCTGAGGGCCTCACTCAACAACAAGGAGGAAGTGGGGCTGTTCCTAATGGCGGACACGGCCTACGGTAGTTGCTGTGTGGACGAAGTTGGAGCATCGCATGTCGAAGCCGATTGCGTTGTTCATTATGGCCACACCTGCCTCAGCCC GACAACAAAGCTTCCGGCATTGTTTGTTTTTGGGAAGGCTCCAATCACTGTATCTGATTGCGCAAACAAGCTGTCACATTATGCTCAACCAAGTGGAAAGCCTGTTTTG ATACCAACTCTTTCTTGTTCAG GTGGATCCGAGTGCAAGCGAGAAGTTCAATTTGCTAATGTAATGTGTTCAGTTATGAATCCATCAAAAGATCCTCAACTCTCCAATGACATCGTAGGAGCAGCTGATGGCCTTACTAGTAGTAACAGTTTTGGGACGGTATCTGGTAATGTTTATAGAATTGGAGGCTTGGTCTGGGAATTACCTGAGGGACGCAAAATGGAGGATTACTTACTTTTCTGGATCGGTTCCAATAACTCAGCCTTTGCAAACATTGTGTTAACATATAGTGGCTGTGAAATAG TCAGATATGATGCATCGGAGTGCAGTATGGTCACCGACTTGTCTCAACAAAGAAGAATTCTTAAGCGGAG ATATTACCTAATGGAAAAAGCAAAGGATGCTAACATTGTTGCAATCTTAGTAGGAACCCTTGGCGTAG CTGGTTACTTGAATATGATTCATCAGATGAAAGAACTAATTACAGCAGCTGGAAAAAAAGTTTATACTCTAGTTATGGGAAGACCGAACCCTGCAAAACTTGCCAACTTTCCAGAG TGTGATATTTTCATTTATGTCTCTTGCGCCCAAACTGCTCTGCTGGATAGCAAAGAATATTTAGCTCCAGTAATCACTCCTTTTGAAGCGATGCTAGCTTTCAGCAG AGGATCTCAGTGGACCGGAGCTTATGTAATGGAATTCCGCGATTTGATTAATTCTTCTCCAGTGGACTCAAGAAACCAGTCTGAAGAAGCACGATTTTCCTTCATACAAGGTGGATATGTAGAAGAGTTTGATCGGGAAG GGAATGATGCTGATGAAGGCAAGGAAGGAGCTCTTGCTTTAGCAAATGCGACAGAGAAGGCTCTGCAATTGCGTGACAACCCTAATTCCATAGCCAAGCGAATGGCTAAGTCTGGTGCAGAGTTTTTAGCAGCTCGATCCTATCAGGGTCTAGATATACATTATGACACTTCCTTGCCAGGACCATATCTAATGGGGAGGAGTGGGAGGGCAGCAGGGTATCAAGATGAAAAAAGCATGCAAGAGAAATTGGAATGA
- the LOC112198141 gene encoding 2-(3-amino-3-carboxypropyl)histidine synthase subunit 2 isoform X1, whose protein sequence is MELESSYEIGRTAEFIESNNFRRVALQFPDELLKESVRVVSALRASLNNKEEVGLFLMADTAYGSCCVDEVGASHVEADCVVHYGHTCLSPTTKLPALFVFGKAPITVSDCANKLSHYAQPSGKPVLVLFGLDYAHSIQQIRETVMAAGGSECKREVQFANVMCSVMNPSKDPQLSNDIVGAADGLTSSNSFGTVSGNVYRIGGLVWELPEGRKMEDYLLFWIGSNNSAFANIVLTYSGCEIVRYDASECSMVTDLSQQRRILKRRYYLMEKAKDANIVAILVGTLGVAGYLNMIHQMKELITAAGKKVYTLVMGRPNPAKLANFPECDIFIYVSCAQTALLDSKEYLAPVITPFEAMLAFSRGSQWTGAYVMEFRDLINSSPVDSRNQSEEARFSFIQGGYVEEFDREGNDADEGKEGALALANATEKALQLRDNPNSIAKRMAKSGAEFLAARSYQGLDIHYDTSLPGPYLMGRSGRAAGYQDEKSMQEKLE, encoded by the exons ATGGAGTTGGAATCAAGTTACGAAATTGGGAGGACAGCGGAGTTCATTGAGAGTAATAACTTCAGGAGAGTGGCTTTACAG TTCCCGGATGAGCTTCTGAAGGAGTCGGTGAGAGTTGTGAGTGCTCTGAGGGCCTCACTCAACAACAAGGAGGAAGTGGGGCTGTTCCTAATGGCGGACACGGCCTACGGTAGTTGCTGTGTGGACGAAGTTGGAGCATCGCATGTCGAAGCCGATTGCGTTGTTCATTATGGCCACACCTGCCTCAGCCC GACAACAAAGCTTCCGGCATTGTTTGTTTTTGGGAAGGCTCCAATCACTGTATCTGATTGCGCAAACAAGCTGTCACATTATGCTCAACCAAGTGGAAAGCCTGTTTTG GTTCTTTTTGGGTTGGATTATGCACATTCCATACAGCAAATAAGAGAAACTGTTATGGCAGCAGGTGGATCCGAGTGCAAGCGAGAAGTTCAATTTGCTAATGTAATGTGTTCAGTTATGAATCCATCAAAAGATCCTCAACTCTCCAATGACATCGTAGGAGCAGCTGATGGCCTTACTAGTAGTAACAGTTTTGGGACGGTATCTGGTAATGTTTATAGAATTGGAGGCTTGGTCTGGGAATTACCTGAGGGACGCAAAATGGAGGATTACTTACTTTTCTGGATCGGTTCCAATAACTCAGCCTTTGCAAACATTGTGTTAACATATAGTGGCTGTGAAATAG TCAGATATGATGCATCGGAGTGCAGTATGGTCACCGACTTGTCTCAACAAAGAAGAATTCTTAAGCGGAG ATATTACCTAATGGAAAAAGCAAAGGATGCTAACATTGTTGCAATCTTAGTAGGAACCCTTGGCGTAG CTGGTTACTTGAATATGATTCATCAGATGAAAGAACTAATTACAGCAGCTGGAAAAAAAGTTTATACTCTAGTTATGGGAAGACCGAACCCTGCAAAACTTGCCAACTTTCCAGAG TGTGATATTTTCATTTATGTCTCTTGCGCCCAAACTGCTCTGCTGGATAGCAAAGAATATTTAGCTCCAGTAATCACTCCTTTTGAAGCGATGCTAGCTTTCAGCAG AGGATCTCAGTGGACCGGAGCTTATGTAATGGAATTCCGCGATTTGATTAATTCTTCTCCAGTGGACTCAAGAAACCAGTCTGAAGAAGCACGATTTTCCTTCATACAAGGTGGATATGTAGAAGAGTTTGATCGGGAAG GGAATGATGCTGATGAAGGCAAGGAAGGAGCTCTTGCTTTAGCAAATGCGACAGAGAAGGCTCTGCAATTGCGTGACAACCCTAATTCCATAGCCAAGCGAATGGCTAAGTCTGGTGCAGAGTTTTTAGCAGCTCGATCCTATCAGGGTCTAGATATACATTATGACACTTCCTTGCCAGGACCATATCTAATGGGGAGGAGTGGGAGGGCAGCAGGGTATCAAGATGAAAAAAGCATGCAAGAGAAATTGGAATGA
- the LOC112198142 gene encoding uncharacterized protein LOC112198142 isoform X2 → MSTVQISSCNPCIRLRNSSQSLRLPSKPYILPIHAKHALLRNPLVATCNASIQQRCMTVLKNQRCRAVSTYQQSFPVCLLGGKGKNGSDDEASPWKSLEKAMSNLKKESSIEDVLRQQIEKKEFYEDKNSGTPGGGGGGGGGGGGADGSGGSEDEGFAGIIDETLQVILATIGFIFLYVYIITGEEWARLAKDYLKFLFSGSESVRLKRAMYKWGRFYQKLTEKKVYDKFWLEKAIISTPTWWDSPAKYHYVTESIRSHLESNSDE, encoded by the exons ATGAGCACTGTGCAGATTAGTTCATGCAATCCTTGCATCCGTCTCAGGAACAGCTCTCAATCTCTTCGTCTCCCTTCTAAGCCATATATTTTACCAATTCATGCTAAACATGCTCTTCTTAGAAATCCTTTGGTAGCAACGTGTAATGCATCAATTCAGCAACGGTGCATGACCGTATTGAAGAACCAGCGATGCAGGGCGGTATCTACATACCAACAATCATTCCCTGTCTGCTTATTGGgtggaaaaggaaaaaatggaAGTGATGACGAG GCTTCCCCATGGAAATCTCTGGAGAAAGCAATGAGCAATTTGAAGAAGGAAAGTTCAATAGAGGATGTATTACGTCAGcagatagaaaagaaagaattctATGAAGACAAAAACAGTGGTACacctggtggtggtggtggcggcggtggcggtggcggtggtgCAGATGGATCTGGTGGGTCAGAAGATGAAGGCTTTGCTGGAATCATTGATGAAACCTTGCAAGTGATTCTAGCAACCATTGGATTTATATTTCTG TATGTTTACATCATCACTGGTGAGGAGTGGGCTCGGCTAGCAAAGGACTACCTCAAGTTTCTCTTTTCAGGGTCTGAGAGTGTTCGTCTAAAACGTGCCATGTACAAATGGGGAAGGTTCTACCAGAAGCTGACTGAGAAGAAGGTGTATGATAAGTTCTGGTTGGAGAAGGCCATAATCAGCACCCCAACTTGGTGGGATAGCCCTGCCAAGTATCACTACGTAACTGAGAGCATTAGATCTCATTTAGAATCAAATTCTGATGAATAG